The following proteins are encoded in a genomic region of Hippocampus zosterae strain Florida chromosome 2, ASM2543408v3, whole genome shotgun sequence:
- the spo11 gene encoding meiotic recombination protein SPO11 isoform X2, which translates to MADRQREDEESSLEVLKRIENVILEIVTHLAKDEAPALVLPNRSSWDNVSFDNAIGLQMSSTSAVRTIRSDCPRTATTFSQILKILSVTYTLVQSNSYATKRDIYYNHPQLFGSQKIVDRIVDDVSCMLKIPRRSLHVLATSKGLISGDLCYMEEDGTRINCHSNSSAVAVSSNIGGIRNIVSSAKFILVVEKDATFQRLLQDDFCTKLSPLIMITGKGFPDVNSRLMVRKLWDVLHVPIFTLVDADPHGIEIMCIYKYGSVAMSFEAQSLTIPNVMWLGLLPSDLER; encoded by the exons ATGGCCGACCGCCAGCGTGAAGATGAAGAAAGTAGTTT GGAGGTTTTGAAACGCATTGAAAATGTAATCCTGGAAATAGTAACTCATCTCGCGAAGGATGAGGCACCAGCCCTTGTGCTACCAAACAGATCCAGCTGGGACAATGTCAG TTTTGACAATGCCATTGGGCTTCAGATGAGTTCAACAAGTGCTGTCCGGACGATCAGAAGTGACTGCCCAAGAACTGCCACCACATTTT CCCAGATTCTCAAGATTCTCTCTGTGACTTACACACTTGTGCAGAGCAACTCATATGCCACAAAAAG AGACATCTATTACAACCATCCCCAGCTGTTTGGCTCTCAGAAAATTGTTGATAGAATAGTGGATGATGTATCCTGCATGCTCAAGATTCCTCGAAGATCTCTTCACGTG TTGGCCACGTCCAAAGGTTTAATCTCAGGTGATCTTTGTTATATGGAGGAGGACGGGACGAGGATCAACTGCCACTCAAACTCCTCT GCTGTCGCGGTCTCATCCAACATTGGAGGCATCCGTA ATATTGTATCATCAGCCAAATTCATTCTCGTAGTTGAGAAGGATGCTACATTTCAGAGACTTCTTCAGGATGACTTCTGCACAAAGCTTTCTCCATTAATCATGATCACG gGTAAAGGCTTTCCAGATGTGAACAGCAGGTTGATGGTGAGAAAGCTCTGGGACGTGCTCCACGTCCCCATCTTCACTTTGGTGGATGCCGACCCGCACG GCATTGAAATCATGTGTATCTACAAGTATGGATCAGTG gccATGTCATTTGAGGCCCAAAGCCTGACCATCCCCAATGTCATGTGGTTAGGCCTCCTCCCCTCGGACCTCGAGAG ATGA
- the spo11 gene encoding meiotic recombination protein SPO11 isoform X1 gives MADRQREDEESSLEVLKRIENVILEIVTHLAKDEAPALVLPNRSSWDNVSFDNAIGLQMSSTSAVRTIRSDCPRTATTFSQILKILSVTYTLVQSNSYATKRDIYYNHPQLFGSQKIVDRIVDDVSCMLKIPRRSLHVLATSKGLISGDLCYMEEDGTRINCHSNSSAVAVSSNIGGIRNIVSSAKFILVVEKDATFQRLLQDDFCTKLSPLIMITGKGFPDVNSRLMVRKLWDVLHVPIFTLVDADPHGIEIMCIYKYGSVAMSFEAQSLTIPNVMWLGLLPSDLERLQIPRNALIPLTKADENKLNSLLKRPYVTAQPEWLIEMTLMQKNRVKAEIQSLAAIGPDFLTSIYLPNKLRFGGWL, from the exons ATGGCCGACCGCCAGCGTGAAGATGAAGAAAGTAGTTT GGAGGTTTTGAAACGCATTGAAAATGTAATCCTGGAAATAGTAACTCATCTCGCGAAGGATGAGGCACCAGCCCTTGTGCTACCAAACAGATCCAGCTGGGACAATGTCAG TTTTGACAATGCCATTGGGCTTCAGATGAGTTCAACAAGTGCTGTCCGGACGATCAGAAGTGACTGCCCAAGAACTGCCACCACATTTT CCCAGATTCTCAAGATTCTCTCTGTGACTTACACACTTGTGCAGAGCAACTCATATGCCACAAAAAG AGACATCTATTACAACCATCCCCAGCTGTTTGGCTCTCAGAAAATTGTTGATAGAATAGTGGATGATGTATCCTGCATGCTCAAGATTCCTCGAAGATCTCTTCACGTG TTGGCCACGTCCAAAGGTTTAATCTCAGGTGATCTTTGTTATATGGAGGAGGACGGGACGAGGATCAACTGCCACTCAAACTCCTCT GCTGTCGCGGTCTCATCCAACATTGGAGGCATCCGTA ATATTGTATCATCAGCCAAATTCATTCTCGTAGTTGAGAAGGATGCTACATTTCAGAGACTTCTTCAGGATGACTTCTGCACAAAGCTTTCTCCATTAATCATGATCACG gGTAAAGGCTTTCCAGATGTGAACAGCAGGTTGATGGTGAGAAAGCTCTGGGACGTGCTCCACGTCCCCATCTTCACTTTGGTGGATGCCGACCCGCACG GCATTGAAATCATGTGTATCTACAAGTATGGATCAGTG gccATGTCATTTGAGGCCCAAAGCCTGACCATCCCCAATGTCATGTGGTTAGGCCTCCTCCCCTCGGACCTCGAGAG GTTACAGATTCCTCGGAATGCTCTGATCCCCCTCACCAAGGCTGATGAAAACAAACTCAACAGCCTCCTCAAAAGGCCCTATGTGACGGCCCAACCAGAGTGGCTGATAGAG ATGACGTTGATGCAGAAGAATAGAGTCAAAGCAGAAATACAATCGCTGGCAGCCATCGGTCCGGATTTCCTCACAAGCATCTATCTGCCCAACAAACTGCGCTTTGGGGGCTGGTTATAA